Below is a genomic region from Candidatus Schekmanbacteria bacterium.
TAGATTGGCGATAAAGGCGAGTATCATCGTCCTGTAGTATTTGTCTGTCGTTACTCTGTAAACATCAACTGACTTTTTCATCGCATAGCCGAGAATGGCAAGCCAGATGATAAGCCCGGTAAATCCGAGGTCATAGAGAGTGGAAAAATATATGCTGTGGGAATGGGGCCATGGATAAAATTCATGCTGCATTCCCCCCATGCCTACTCCGATGCCATAGGTTTCAAAAATTTTCACAATCCCTTTTTTCCAGAACATCATCCTGTAAGAAACAGACGTTGTCCCCGATGAAGTAGACATGGTACGCAGGATTCCGAACTCGATGGTCCTGCTCAGGTCGTCTATGTGGGAAGCGAGAAAACCAAAAAGTATGAGAGACAACATAACCAGATAAGAGGTAAATATCCTTTTCTTAAGAAATTCGTTTCTGAATATAAAAACAGTCGCTATTGCCAGAAGCCCAAGCAAGCTCCCCTTTGTAATGGTTGAAAGATGTCCTGTAAAAAGAAACATGAGAACAACAAACATTATAAATTTTATTATCTTCTTCCTGCAAAGGAGAATTACGGCAAAGGTGTATGAGATTACCGTGTTAAGATAGAAGGCCGTGGCAGGCGGTGAAAGGATGCCGTGCCCCCTCATGATTTCAGGCCGGGGGTTGAAGGTGAAGGCTAAGATCAGATTCCTGTAGTTATAGTATATTTCTCCCGGGTAATCTAAACCCATTGAATAAAGCGCAATAACAGTTGTGATTACACCTGCAGCTACCGTAGCCCCTATAAGCCAGTTAAGGTATCTCTTTGTCTTTATGATAAGATAGCAGGAGACTATCATCATTCCGTCGATCACAAAGTTATATGTTTTAAAATATCCGTTTGACCTGTCAGCTGACCAGAAAAGTGTCAGACACCCCCATAAAAAGAAAAGCAGATAGAGAAAAAAGAACTTGTCTTTTTCCAGAGATTTAATCCTCTTATTCCCTAAAGTAAGAGCAGCCAGAGATGATATAAAAGCAATTACTGCAAAAACATGATAGATAAGAAAAGTTTCAACTACATTGCTGCCAAGAATGAGATAAAGAGCTGCCTGTTCAACTGAAATGGTAAACACTACCAGAAACAAAGAAATCTCAGGAACAGAAAAAATGAATGCCATAAAGAATATGGAAACAACAGCGGCCGCAAAATAATAATTAGGATATAAAAGAAGCAGAACAGCGATTAAGAGCTGAAAGACTATTATTTCAATCCAGAGAATTTTTTTATTTATTACGTCAGACTGCATTACTTCTTCTCAAACACTATGACCTGAACAGATGGTAGAGTAATGTCTCTTTCAATTTTCACGGTTGTGGAACCGCTTATGGTATTACTTTCTATTACTTCAAGGTTGTGGGCATCATCTACGCTGTAGATTTTATACGAAATCTGTTCCCCGCTGCTCCAGGGAAAATTTTCGAGAGTAAGAGAAAGCTTTCCATAAGTTGTAGGGCTTGAAATGCTTAAGTCCGTTAATGCCTGATCATAATTCTTCATTTGCTTAGGTATAGCAGCAGTGTCTCCCTTTCTCTTTGTCACATATGTATTCATATAGAAATCAACATCAAAGTTGGCTGCCACAACTGTAATCTTTTTGTTGTCGCCTGAAATACCGGCAAGGACAGCAGCATTAAGGTTTTTGCCGGCAGCAGAGTCTTTAAGGATGTAAGGTGTATCCTGCAGCATGTTAAATCCTTTGAAAGCATAATAGACAGGCTTGGGTTCATAATTATTGAATACCATAGAGTAATCATGACCCGGAAAATCTGTTCCTCCATATCTTATTGAAAGCTCAAGCCCTGATTTCACCATATTGATAAGAGCCAGAATATTGTTGGAAGCCAGATCCGTTGTGTCAAACTCAAGGTTATATCTTCCACTCCACTGGTCCCCCACCATGACATTCCATTCGTCGTTGCCAACCTTCGGGGTACCGTAAAGAGGGCTCATGTTAGGATATTTCTCAAGATTTCTCTTTATTGTGCTTATCTGATCATTGAAAAGCGGATAAACAACCGGAGAATAACCGTGAACCGTAAAATAGTCCACCGGGACATTGTACTTGTTGCAGTAATTTAAAAAGTCCTTGGCCCAACTGCTTGCTTCAGAAGACGATATAGAGAATCTGCCCGATGCCCTGTCAGCGATGACGGCATTCCCAAAAACAAGCCCCGGTCCTACAACTATAAAATTTGGATCAACATTTTTTACAGCCTTTGCCCAAACCGCGAAGGCCTTGAAAAATTCATCTTTAGTCCCATTCCAGTACATGGGATTGTCAGGTTCATTCCCGAACCTGAACATCCTTATCTTGTAGTTGTGCCCCCCCTGTTTGCCTTTTGTAAGATATTTCAGCATGCTTTGCGTATAAGTACGAAACCCGTCAAGGTCTTTAAAAGGCTGAGGAGGGTTGTTGAACCATAGCATTGGTTCTATGCCAAGCTCGATAGCCCTTTCTATATGATCCTCTGCAATCTTGATAAATCTTAAACTGCCTATACTGTTAGACTTTGAAAAAAGCCTGTCATCAGCAGGCACAAGTGTTTCTATAAGCCGGAAGCGGGCATCACTCAAAAGATTAAAACTTTTAGTCACTTCATCAGGATTGGTAAAGACACCAAATACATTGTCATTTATTTTTCCCTTTTTAGACGCACAGTCAATGTTTGCCGTAAAAACAGAATTACCGGCAACACGTTTAACAGGAATTGATTTCACCTTTGCAAAAGCTCCGCAGTTAAAAGAAAGAAAGCTGCTTAAAAAAAAGAATATCATCATTAATTTTAAAGCATTTTTTTTTCTAACCATTGGACATCTCCTTTCTTCCTTAAATAAGATATGCAGGAAGTATTCTCATGAAAAAAATTCTCATGTTTATTAACAAGCTAAAGTATTTAAGTGGAAAAAACAACATACTAAAAAGGATAAAGAAGCTGTCAAGACCCGCCCCCCCGCAATACCCTTTTTACTCCTTTTATAATCCGTGAAAAATTCAACATTATCGTATTGGCAATCTTTAAAGATGGATTCACATAAAAAAGTTTCGAAAGCTCCTCATCTCTTTTGGGCAGCAGTTCATCTTCAGTAAGGCTCACTCCTTCTTCAATGGCCATTCTGTAAATATCAGTATGCGGCTCAAGCCGCGGGTTATTGAGAGGAACATTGATATTTCCCCTTGCTATATAATTATACCATACAGACAGCAGGAAAAGCTTAATAAATGAGATAAGGTCCTGTCCCGGAGGATTAAAAAAGAAGCAAAAAATGAAATTAATATCCTTATTTCTTGAGGCTAATTTAAACGTCCTTTTAATCTCGCTGACATCAATTGGTTTCTTAAGTAGCTTCAATGATTTCTCAGAATTTCCATCAGGAGAAAAAAACACCAGATCGCACCCGCTTTTTTTTAAGAGGCCAGCAAACTCATCGTCAAATCCAATCTCTGTGAAATAAGCACCCCATTTCATTTCAAGCTTTCTTCTTATTATTTCATTGCAGATTTCTACGGCATGTTTTTTGGGAAGATTGAAAATCGCATCAGCGAACATGAAAGTCTTCACCCCATAGTTTGCTGATAGGTTTTCCAGTTCATCAACTATATCCTGCGGAGGCCTTTCCCTTATTCTAAGGCCATTCAAAAAAGAATAATTGCAGTAAATGCACTTTAACGAGCAGCCGCGTTTTGCAAGTACACCGAGGCTGTAAGGATCCCTGTAATTGGATGGAGGCAACAGATCCCGTCTCGGATGTTTTTCCCGTTCAAAGTCCGGCAATTCCCTTCTGCCGGTAAACTTAATATCCGTACCATCCCTGTAATAGACCCCCTTAACATTCCCGGGAGTCTCAAAGTTTGAAAGCAGCTCAGGAAACGTTTCCTCTCCTTCGAGAAACACGCCGAAGTCAAGTTCCCTGTACCTTCCCATTATCTGAGGAGCAAATATGGAAAAGCCCGGCCCGCCAATGACAATCTTTGCACCCGGGACAATCTCTTTTATTATGGAAAGCGAAGGGGAGAGCGTTTTGAGATAATAAAAGTTATCGCTGAAGGTAAGCGTATCAACATTTCTTACAGATATGCCAACTACATCAGGATTAAAATCTTTAAGACCCTTCCTCAGTCCTTCGTAGGGGTCACCGGAAGTATTAGGATCATAGATCCTTACCTCATGACCATCAAGCCTGCTTGCAATATAGGAAAGACCTAAGGGGTAGAGGACAAGCTCTTTTCTTCCGAGATATGACTGGAATAGGAATATCTTCGTTGTGATTTCATCCTTTTATATGAGTTTAACAACCAGTAAAGCATCTTCCCTGTGCTTTTTCTATCAAAAAACCACACTGCAAAATCGCTGACCAGCATGGCAACTATAAAGCCCGGAATGGGGAAGTTGATAAGATGAAGCATGAAGTTCATGTAAGTCTCTTTCTCAAAATTGAACTGTTTCCTGAACCCCTTAATAATATCACTTTCCTTGAGCAAGCCGTCTTCCAATGCCCTGTAGTAAAGCTGGGTCCCGGGGAAAAACACGAGTGAAAAAACCTGGATATGACGAGGTCTAGGAAGACTTGCAGCAAACCTCAGGGTAGTAAGGAAATCCTCTTTCTTTTCGTAGGGGTTGTCAGTTATGAAATCATAAAAAGGCATAAGACGGGCTTTGAACTTGTTAACCGTATTCACAGAATCCAGAACCTTTTTATTCGTTATGCTCCTGTTGTATATCTTTCTTGTCCCTTCGCTTGCTGTCTCGATGCCAATCTGTATCTGAAAGAGTCCGGCATCGACAAGACAGGCGAGTTTTTCTTCGTTCACTGTCGCAGGACTGCCAAGACACCTGAAAGGGAGAGATATCTTTTTACTGTAAAGCCCGGCAAATTTTTTTATCTCCTCCTCCGGTATGGCAAAGAATGAATCATCGCTTATAAGCATTATCTCGAACTTCCTGAACTTCATTTTAATCTCTTCCATTTCAAAAATGACATTCTCCGCAGACCTGTGCCTCAGATACTTTTCCCCCTTGTAAAAATTCCTGAATGTAAAACAATATGTGCAGCTGTGAGGACACCCTCTGGTAACCATGGTCTGATAGATGGGCTTGCCGTTTTCCGGGTCCCTGAAAATGAATTTCATAAGAAGCTCTTCATCCATTTTGAAGATGCTGTCCTTGTCTTTATCAAAAATATAATGCTCATCAAGGGAATAATCAGGAACAGGAAGATCATCGAGGCTTCCTTTAAGAGGCATCATCGGATTTTTTATAATCTCGCCGTTCTTCTTTACCCAGAGCCCCGGGACAGTATGGTAATCGCGTCCTTCCGAAATGCGCCGAGTGAGTTCCAAAAGCGTGTCCTCCCCCTCTCCAAGACAGATGATATCGCTGTGTTCAATGCAATACTCAGGTGCAGCTGTGGGATGCACTCCTCCCCAGATTACCGGGGCATCAACATGTTCTTTGAGATAATCAGTAAGCTGAATTGCCCTGTCGAAATGACATGAGAAAAGAGATATCCCGACCAGCATGGAATCCTTGCACAGCTCCGCAACCTGTCCAAGCACTTTGTCGCTGTATCTGTAAATCTCGTTTTCATTCGCCTCCATATCAAACTTCATGTCCGGAAGGAATATGAGCTTCGTAGGAATCCCGTTTTTTTTCAGATATGCTGAGAGAGACCTGATGCCAAAAGCACTTATGTCGCTCTGCGGAGATATCAAGGTTACAGTCATATTTGTTTTTCTCTCTTCAATGAATTAATAGCTGAAGCTCTCTGTTTAGCCTGAATCTTTTTATAGTAATAATAAGCTCTGTAAAGCAACTTTCCTATGCTTTCCCTGTCGAGAACCCATACAGCAAAATCGCTGAGTAAAATACTGAACACAAATTTCGGAAGCGGGATATTTATAAGATGAAGCATGAAGTTCATATAATTCTTTTTTTCAAAATGGAACTGTTTCCTGAACATCTTCATGATGTCGCTTTCCTTTATCAGACCTTCTTTAAGGGCCCTGTAGTAAAGCTGGGTCCCTGGGAAAAGCACGAGAGAAAAGATCTGAAGATAATAGGGCCTTGGAAGATTGGCGGCAAATCTAAGCGTTGTAAGGAAATCTTCCTTTTTCTCGTAAGGATTGTCAGTTATAAAATCATAATAAGGCATAAGCCTGCCATTGAACTTGTTAATAGCATAAGCAGATTCCATCACCTTGCTATTCGTAATAGTCCGGTTATATATCTTCCGCGTTGCTTCGCTTGCTGTCTCTATCCCCATCTGTATCTGAAAAAGACCAGCGTCTACAAGATAACCAAGTTTCTTTTCAGTAACGGTTGAAGGACTTCCAAGACACCGCATGGGGAGGGATATCTTCTGCCTGTATAGTTCGGCAAACTTTTTAATCTCCTCTTCCGGTATGGCAAAAAAAGAATCATCGCTTATGACAACCATCTCAATCTTCCTGAACCTGCTTCTTATTTCCTCGAGCTCAGAGACAACATCCCCGGCAGACCTGTGTCTCAGATACTTTTCACCTTTATAAAAATTCTTGAAGGTAAAACAATAGGC
It encodes:
- a CDS encoding B12-binding domain-containing radical SAM protein translates to MTVTLISPQSDISAFGIRSLSAYLKKNGIPTRLIFLPDIKFDTGDNGDRAYRYSESVLGQVAELCRDSVLVGISLFSCHFDRAIELTNYLKEHISSPVVWGGIHPTAAPEHSLEYSDIICIGEGEDTLLQLAQRISKGDDYLSVPGLWINKDREIIKNPMMPLKSDLDQLPHPDYSLEEHYLFDSGEDRISKMDEDSLIRFLPKDPESGKPTYQTMVTRGCPHNCAYCFTFKNFYKGEKYLRHRSAGDVVSELEEIRSRFRKIEMVVISDDSFFAIPEEEIKKFAELYRQKISLPMRCLGSPSTVTEKKLGYLVDAGLFQIQMGIETASEATRKIYNRTITNSKVMESAYAINKFNGRLMPYYDFITDNPYEKKEDFLTTLRFAANLPRPYYLQIFSLVLFPGTQLYYRALKEGLIKESDIMKMFRKQFHFEKKNYMNFMLHLINIPLPKFVFSILLSDFAVWVLDRESIGKLLYRAYYYYKKIQAKQRASAINSLKREKQI
- a CDS encoding O-antigen ligase family protein; this translates as MQSDVINKKILWIEIIVFQLLIAVLLLLYPNYYFAAAVVSIFFMAFIFSVPEISLFLVVFTISVEQAALYLILGSNVVETFLIYHVFAVIAFISSLAALTLGNKRIKSLEKDKFFFLYLLFFLWGCLTLFWSADRSNGYFKTYNFVIDGMMIVSCYLIIKTKRYLNWLIGATVAAGVITTVIALYSMGLDYPGEIYYNYRNLILAFTFNPRPEIMRGHGILSPPATAFYLNTVISYTFAVILLCRKKIIKFIMFVVLMFLFTGHLSTITKGSLLGLLAIATVFIFRNEFLKKRIFTSYLVMLSLILFGFLASHIDDLSRTIEFGILRTMSTSSGTTSVSYRMMFWKKGIVKIFETYGIGVGMGGMQHEFYPWPHSHSIYFSTLYDLGFTGLIIWLAILGYAMKKSVDVYRVTTDKYYRTMILAFIANLSGILVNGLTDFEYVYGMIWLQLAFGMAIVRLAKKNGAGIAET
- a CDS encoding radical SAM protein, giving the protein MGRYRELDFGVFLEGEETFPELLSNFETPGNVKGVYYRDGTDIKFTGRRELPDFEREKHPRRDLLPPSNYRDPYSLGVLAKRGCSLKCIYCNYSFLNGLRIRERPPQDIVDELENLSANYGVKTFMFADAIFNLPKKHAVEICNEIIRRKLEMKWGAYFTEIGFDDEFAGLLKKSGCDLVFFSPDGNSEKSLKLLKKPIDVSEIKRTFKLASRNKDINFIFCFFFNPPGQDLISFIKLFLLSVWYNYIARGNINVPLNNPRLEPHTDIYRMAIEEGVSLTEDELLPKRDEELSKLFYVNPSLKIANTIMLNFSRIIKGVKRVLRGGGS
- a CDS encoding B12-binding domain-containing radical SAM protein, whose product is MTVTLISPQSDISAFGIRSLSAYLKKNGIPTKLIFLPDMKFDMEANENEIYRYSDKVLGQVAELCKDSMLVGISLFSCHFDRAIQLTDYLKEHVDAPVIWGGVHPTAAPEYCIEHSDIICLGEGEDTLLELTRRISEGRDYHTVPGLWVKKNGEIIKNPMMPLKGSLDDLPVPDYSLDEHYIFDKDKDSIFKMDEELLMKFIFRDPENGKPIYQTMVTRGCPHSCTYCFTFRNFYKGEKYLRHRSAENVIFEMEEIKMKFRKFEIMLISDDSFFAIPEEEIKKFAGLYSKKISLPFRCLGSPATVNEEKLACLVDAGLFQIQIGIETASEGTRKIYNRSITNKKVLDSVNTVNKFKARLMPFYDFITDNPYEKKEDFLTTLRFAASLPRPRHIQVFSLVFFPGTQLYYRALEDGLLKESDIIKGFRKQFNFEKETYMNFMLHLINFPIPGFIVAMLVSDFAVWFFDRKSTGKMLYWLLNSYKRMKSQRRYSYSSHISEEKSLSSTP